The Oryza brachyantha chromosome 7, ObraRS2, whole genome shotgun sequence genomic interval TAAAAGTTTTTTCTTGTCAAAAAGCAGCTGATGGGCAACTATGCTCAACTAGAAGGAAAAACTTACTCAATAGCAACATAGCATTCTCCAACATGTGAGTGGTTGGAGGCATTTTCTAGGTAAAGTTGGAAGCGTTAAGCACAAGCATCAACAGAGTTATTGAAacgtttcctttttttttttgctctatTATTTGCACACACTTAAGAAATGAAGAATTTCCAGgactaaaaagaaaattacaaacATAATGTCTGCACCAACTCCATAACTGTGCCCTCTGGAACCAGAGTCACTTGGTAAGTATCAAGTTATGGTTCAAATTTGTGTAAAAAATGTTACGCGCCACAGCAATACTGTACAATTCTGGAATGAACGATGGCAAGTAGGTACCTACTGTAGTAACCAGTCTGGTCTGGACTGCAATTGCTCTGTCAAAGCCCCATCAGGCCTACAAGTTCATCATTTTTGTTAAATACTTGACACCGGTAATAGATGATTTTATGTCAGAAATGTCAAAACATACAGTTGTTCAGAATAAGAATTATACCATTTGCGGCTGGCGCAACTGATATTGCTTGTGAAGTATGGTCAGGGTCTCAGGGAGTTGGCTCTCCACAAAAATAATTGCTTGACAGATTGAAGCAACAAAATGATTTCCTATCCTATGTCAGGATGGCCTGTTTGTAGAATATCACATTGGAGAGACATTATTGTTGGAGTAAATGATGGTCAACATATTTAGATGTAAGCATTAGCAACCACCTGGCTGGAACATGCAGAGGAAATATGTGCCTCTGTCGGATTCGTGATTCATGCCAAAACAGATGAACGAAAAGATAAGCAATTTACaccaaaaagaagagaaaaacacaTACAGATTAGATGTTACAGTGAGTTCTAAGGAACTAGATCCAACCATCAGAAATAAACTCAAAGGCTCAAAAGGACAACACAAAATTGTACTGCAGATGCTGATGATGTTCCATCGGGAAAGAATTCTGTACAGATGTGCATACACAAGGTGTTCTCGAAATGCAGAAGGAGTACAATGCTGCAGTCGTTTTATCTATTTGATGCCTGCCCACGATCTGAAAGCTCTGACATCTTCAATCCTCTTACTCTGATCTTCTGTTTTTTCATGTAACGAATTCAAATTTCTATAGAGATTCTTGTGTAGCTTTAAAAAGACTTGTCTGTATTTCCACTTGTCACAGTACATTTTATGTTTAGACAGATAACTTATAACCTCCATCACTCTTCCAAAATAGCCAGCTTTGAGGAAATTAAAAATCACGCAGTCAAGCAAGTCTCTATCCAAATCTATCTCTCCGTATTCAACTCTGCGCTTTATTTCTCCCCACAGTATGGTAATCTCCCTATGCATGCCTAGTGAAGAATATCCACACAGTATGTGGCAAAAGGTATGCAGACTGGGTCTTATATTTTGCTCTCTCATGCGCTTATATGTTCTCAAAGCATCTTCCATCATATTTGCCTTGCAGAAGAAAAGAATTGAATTATTGAACTCAAAAGTTAAATGCTCTTGGGAGCTGTAATGTTCTATTTCTTCAAACAAACTGGAAAGCAAAGATGAATTTAGGAGGGGCATCTTATCCTTCGATATTTCAGCAACATCCTTTATGGTAAATGATGGATTAGTATGAGAAAAAACACCCATCGTATATGCTTTCTTTTGTATCTGTTGGAGAAACCTATTGACTTCTTCTGGTTTATTCTCCTTCTCATATGCTCTCAAAAGAGACATGTAAGTACCAGTTTGGACAGGAATCTCAGCTGATTCTAAATCATCCAGGGTATCATGAGCAGCATGCAACCATCCCATCTGAATGCATGCATTAATTATATCTGAAAGAGATGGACCCTTCAGATCTTCCTTGTGCAATGTAATCAGAAAGTTAGACAATGTACGCACTTTATTCTCTTTCAAACAGCCAACAATAAGTTTAGCAAGAGCCTTCTCACTAGGAAGAATATTTCCATCAATAACAGCAATAAGGCCGAATTGACTTGCTGTATCCAAAACAAAACCTTTGTCCACTTTTACAGGGTCAAACACTATTCGGTATCCAGTTTTTAGGTTGCCAGAGCCAATCTGAATAATACCCTGTTTATGGATACTATCACCAAGGAAAGAACGAGGCTTTTGTTGTCGATAAAGATCCACCAAAAGCTGAGCAGCGGCATCCATGTCATTATATTTGAAATGCAGGTTCAGCAGACTTTCATAGAAATGTTGATAGTGCTCAATGAATGGCAAAGATGAAAAAGAATCAATGCTTCTTTTCATGTTCATCAATTCATCCCGTTGCCCAATCATCTCAAAGACACGGCTAGCGATGACCACAGTGGTTACATCAGCCACAATCCCAACTAGTGACATAAGCTCCAATATCTTTTGGGCCTTGATCATGCATCTGAAGTCGACACATGACTTCAAAACCATATTAAACATGGTAACATTACTCTTTATCGGATCCAGTTTTTTCAGCTGCCGTCTATCTCCGATTTGGTCCAAGAAGCACTCGCAGGTCTCGCACAAAACATCGGCAGCAAGATAGGACCCAACCTGCGACTTCACCATATGCAAAAACACCATGGTCAGCATATCCACATCAGGGAGCCTGCCACTCTCCAGCACAATCCTCACCACCGCGGAGGCTGGAACCGGCATCTGATCCCTCGCAAGTGCCAGCGCAAGCCTCGTCAGCGAGCCACGGTTAAGAAGATTGCCGTTGCGACGATACaccgacagaaccaaatcgaACGCTCTCTGAAGCCACCTCCTGCTAGACGCATAGGACAGCGTCAGGATCATCCGGTCCAGCACCCGCGGCTCAGGAAGGCCGTGCAGGGTCTTGTAATTGGCAAGCGCCTGCACAGCATCGTCGACATTGCCGCCGTCGAGCGCGGCATCGATTGTCCTCAGCAGAGTCTCACGGGACGGCGCCTCCCACGGCAGAGCGTCGGATGCAGCTGCTGCGCCCATAGGAAGAGCGCGCTGCGTCCTCCATGACCCGGAGAGATCAGCCTAGCCAGAACCAGGTGAGAAACCTAATCGAACCAAACCAAAGCAAAATATTTGCTTCTCTCATGGAGTtctggaggagggaggcggagggcggcggatACCTGCTTGCTGCTGGAGGCGTCGTCGGACTTgccggtgaggaggaggaggtcgtcgACGGTGCGCTTGGAGTTGGAGGGGATGGGCGTCGTCGCGGGGGGACCGATGGTGGGGGCCAGCTTCTTCCGCGCCTCCACGAAGGCGGAGTcgacggtcgccgccgcggcggagagcGCCGCCCTGCGGCCGAAGGCGGCTCGGcgcagcattttttttctctccgcCGTTGGAAGAAGGCGGAGGTTGCCTTGTGGGCCGGGCTGCTTGGTTGGGCTGTATTCTCTTTCACTTTTTCTTTTCGGTTTgcctaaattttgatttttttttccatttcttttttgtaaaatggaaaaagaaaaagaaaagagattgCCAGGTTCAAGCACACATGACACATGCTTCGGATGTCTAAATTTCAatggtactacctccgtcccgtagtaagattatttttcagttttttgatacagtgttttgactcttcgtcttatttgaaattttttacgattaatatttttattcttactgtataataaaacatgaatagtattttatgtgtgactaatttttttaaatttttatataaatttttcaaataagacgaatggtcaaacgttaggcacggaaaaacgaaaaatgaagttattatgggacggataTAGTACGTTAAAATTGATACTAAGTTAATGTTCTTGATGTGTTGTTTctgaaaaagaagagaggtgaTGTGTTCTTGATGTTTTATTTCTGAAAGAGAAGAGTGGTAGCACAGTGCCACAGTTCCATGCGAGGATCTTGTGGCGTTTATTGCGGCAACTGAACTTTCCTGAAAGAAACATAACTGTTTAACTTACCAAGTCTCAGGACGTTTCGATTTCTTTTAGCAAAAGAACACAGAATTAAGAATTTGTGATTGTGATCCGAACACTGGCTCAACAGAAACCAATGGTCGCATCTGGTCACGAGATTACAGACACAAAATTCATCGCTCGAGTATACAAAAGATGTTATCTTTTATTCATAATCACAGTGATAAATACAATTCACAGACTACATGCTATTCTTTTCACATAAGAAAATTCGAAAGAATCCACCCTATCTATCAGAGATCCTCTCTATCACAGTGCCTTCCATGAAACGGGAGAAAAAAAGACAGACTAATTCATCCTATATGTCTGTCAGAGATCATCACAGGCCTGATTCCTACGAGCTTCTATACCAATTATACTACACTACACAACTAATCACAATGCCAAGAAGAAGACTCAGCAGCAACTTTCCGGCCATGACCCGGCTGAATTCGCTGTACTATTTATTCATCGGTGCTGGCCCCTTCCGGCTTGAGTGCTTCTGCTTTTGGCGGGAAGGGCTGCGCGCGCGTCGAGGGTGGTGGAGGCCTCGAGGTGATCTCCCTCCGCCTTCCTCTtgcggccgccggagccggtgCCGGAGCAGGACGCGGACGGGGAGGCCGAGACCGACTTGCAGGAAGACGGTGACCCCGGCTCCGCGCGAGCCGCGCGAGGGGCGCGGAAGATCTTGCAGAGCAAgagctcggcgccgccctcgccgccgtttTCCTGGGCGACGCTGTACTGGGCCATCATCCACCCCGGCGCGACGACGCCCGATGCCGTCTTCTCCGTGTACCTCAGCTTCTGGCAgtacccgccgccggcgccggcgcctcccTCCACCTTCTTCCTGGAACCCACCGAGCACCACCgcttgccgccgtcgccgccgaccgtCCTTCCGCGCGCAGTCCCGAGCGGGGCGAAGAAGTACCACAccctgccgccgccttcgccgggCGCGCCCTCGTGCCGCGCCGCCAGCTGGTCCGGCGGGAGGGCGTAGACGTCGTCGACGTAGCCCACGAGCTCCGTGAAGCGGGAGTCGATGTGGGCGCCGGCGATCTTGGGACGGAGGAGGCAGTCGAGGAGCTCGCTGTCCTGCGGGAGGAAGGGGACGGGCGCCATCACCGTCGTCTTGAGTCGgtgtgaggaggaggaggcgaggtgtatgcggcggcgggcgctggAGCTAGGGGCCAATTTATACGCGAATTGGATGGAGTTCGAGTCGGAGTCGGTCCAGTCGGAGTCGGAGGTGCGCGGAAGCGTGGCTGCCATGTCAGACCATCCCGGATAATCATCTATCACATCCTCTGTCTTAATAATAGATGATTTCAGatgaacatctatctcattctctatttttaaatatcattCATATTTGAAGAGAAAACACTATATTTCGATGTTCTATCTccatctttcaaaaaaaatatagatgatctgctggagtacaaagagatacaaagaatgaaactattttagatgactaaatttagatgatctgttgGGATGCTTTTAAAGATCAATTGTGTCGCGTATGGTTTTCAAGTTGTTTACGGACCACAGTATCGGTTCTGTTCATGTTTATAaccgaaaattaaaatttttaactttaaatctatattttgagtcttttattgtagttttttttaacattagctttagatcattaaatttatttataaattattttttcgtttgcaaatatgtcgtttggatTTTTAcgtgaaaaaatcaaacgatcaCCCTTATTTGCTGGATGGGAGATTAGCTTGGATAATTATCCTTCGTACTACCCTTCTCTGCGGATGTAACTAGAAAATTAAACACTAGCAAATCCTCTAGTGAGTTTCTACTGGCAAGCTATATTCTACCATCTGAAAAACTTCCAGCCTAAACTCCCAAAATATGCAAGTAAAATATGGATACCAAAACTCTTAAACAATGTTGACAACAGAAAATAGTGACAAGATTTAATATTTGGAGTTTCACCATAATTTCTCTCCTTGATTCCTCCAACAAGCACTTCCCCGGTTGATTAACAAAAGATGGTTCTAACACCATGAGCCCAAACGATAATTTTACCACTTCTCTAACCGGGATAACTAATGCATGCCAaacatcatcatggtcatagtctaaattattttatggaTATCTCTtttaaggatgtgtttggttcatagACAAGATGACATGGGTTAGAGCCAACCCAAGATCATGTGATTGAATTgttcttatttttctgtttgattgAAGTAATGGGTTAAAccctgttttttatttggatagAGGGATAGGATAGTATGTAGTGATCTTGTCATGTTTGGACGGAGAACAGAGGTGGAATGACTAGATTCATGTATTGTGTTGGTGAAGTTAACTTCACAATGGTAGtttaaaataaaggaaaatgcTATACAGCAGAATACTAGCGTTCACTGGCAATGGTATTAATACAACACCATACTCATGGCAAAGTGTTGTGTCACCTTCATGTTGGTAAGGCATCT includes:
- the LOC102700257 gene encoding pentatricopeptide repeat-containing protein At4g17616, producing MLRRAAFGRRAALSAAAATVDSAFVEARKKLAPTIGPPATTPIPSNSKRTVDDLLLLTGKSDDASSSKQADLSGSWRTQRALPMGAAAASDALPWEAPSRETLLRTIDAALDGGNVDDAVQALANYKTLHGLPEPRVLDRMILTLSYASSRRWLQRAFDLVLSVYRRNGNLLNRGSLTRLALALARDQMPVPASAVVRIVLESGRLPDVDMLTMVFLHMVKSQVGSYLAADVLCETCECFLDQIGDRRQLKKLDPIKSNVTMFNMVLKSCVDFRCMIKAQKILELMSLVGIVADVTTVVIASRVFEMIGQRDELMNMKRSIDSFSSLPFIEHYQHFYESLLNLHFKYNDMDAAAQLLVDLYRQQKPRSFLGDSIHKQGIIQIGSGNLKTGYRIVFDPVKVDKGFVLDTASQFGLIAVIDGNILPSEKALAKLIVGCLKENKVRTLSNFLITLHKEDLKGPSLSDIINACIQMGWLHAAHDTLDDLESAEIPVQTGTYMSLLRAYEKENKPEEVNRFLQQIQKKAYTMGVFSHTNPSFTIKDVAEISKDKMPLLNSSLLSSLFEEIEHYSSQEHLTFEFNNSILFFCKANMMEDALRTYKRMREQNIRPSLHTFCHILCGYSSLGMHREITILWGEIKRRVEYGEIDLDRDLLDCVIFNFLKAGYFGRVMEVISYLSKHKMYCDKWKYRQVFLKLHKNLYRNLNSLHEKTEDQSKRIEDVRAFRSWAGIK
- the LOC121054992 gene encoding NAC domain-containing protein 72-like; translated protein: MAATLPRTSDSDWTDSDSNSIQFAYKLAPSSSARRRIHLASSSSHRLKTTVMAPVPFLPQDSELLDCLLRPKIAGAHIDSRFTELVGYVDDVYALPPDQLAARHEGAPGEGGGRVWYFFAPLGTARGRTVGGDGGKRWCSVGSRKKVEGGAGAGGGYCQKLRYTEKTASGVVAPGWMMAQYSVAQENGGEGGAELLLCKIFRAPRAARAEPGSPSSCKSVSASPSASCSGTGSGGRKRKAEGDHLEASTTLDARAALPAKSRSTQAGRGQHR